From a single Mobula birostris isolate sMobBir1 chromosome 13, sMobBir1.hap1, whole genome shotgun sequence genomic region:
- the LOC140208026 gene encoding serine/threonine-protein kinase Chk1-like yields MAVPFVQDWDLLQTLGEGAYEPDVGMPEADADGFFQQLIAGVEYLHNNGITHRGIKPESLLLDDQDPHNLTTSLFLACSFKKHTSIWETRGPADGRNLGNYVHSAGGAQHVR; encoded by the exons ATGGCAGTTCCGTTTGTGCAAGATTGGGATCTGCTGCAGACTTTGGGTGAAGGAGCATATG AGCCTGACGTGGGGATGCCCGAGGCAGATGCTGATGGGTTTTTCCAGCAGCTGATAGCAGGAGTG GAATATCTTCACAACAATGGAATTACACACAGGGGCATCAAGCCAGAGTCTCTGTTACTTGATGACCAAG atccacacaacctcactaccagcttgttcttggcttgttctttcaagaaacatacaagtatctgggaaacaagaggacctgcagatggtAGAAATCTAGGGAACTACgtacacagtgctggaggagctcagcatgtcaggtag